A single Populus alba chromosome 7, ASM523922v2, whole genome shotgun sequence DNA region contains:
- the LOC118047844 gene encoding uncharacterized protein: MADTVQYKLERMVDELDDLERKGIFTRQEIAEIVKQRRKFEYRLKRPSPLKQDFLAYIDYETQLDSLRRLRKKSVARELEKQGDKRKRRNKKSVSDFAGISRIVEIYRIAVMRFKGDLELWFRHLEFCKDKKNGRMKKVLAQLIRFHPKVPGVWIYAAAWEFDHNLNVSAARALMQNGLRVCPHSEDLWVEYLRMELTYLNKLRERKVALGEEKENVVHDYDMLLDEERRNDDGSNAGTEVSEMKVDLFQEKGLSILQTIYTGAVEAQPSSFGLRKRLLEILEATDLTHSEEMHKEMLSDMKRDFSREPEYWDWLARLEMIDSKSISDMSVTLALPQLQKAIQVYEEALQFVPSPMMFNLYIKFLMDAIAPKGGENDPSKVSSPTEDYISHLLVVYEKADVLGCMTEDLACQYVSFYLQLGRFDEARKLADRLCSGKLSDSEKLWILRASMEIKSFTDDTSAPSKDDFQYVLGLLRSALTKVSISQAEDLWLMALNFFAKQKKYLDKLVEMSLISVAKDGGSDDGFSLSSAIVNFMLQKDGIHKARKTYKRFLALPYPGLALYRSCIELELNLASVGDKDCLANARKLYESALATYGQDVTLWQNYHSMEIKLGTSETANAVCWRARKTLKNSAAFVPAPDLY, from the exons ATGGCGGACACAGTCCAATACAAGCTCGAACGGATGGTCGACGAGCTAGACGACCTAGAACGTAAAGGCATATTCACACGACAAGAAATAGCAGAGATAgtgaaacaaagaagaaaatttgaGTACAGATTGAAGAGGCCAAGTCCCTTAAAGCAAGATTTCTTAGCTTATATTGATTACGAGACTCAACTTGACTCGCTACGTAGACTACGAAAGAAATCAGTGGCGCGCGAGCTGGAGAAGCAAGGGGATAAGAGGAAGAGGAGAAATAAAAAGTCTGTTTCTGATTTTGCTGGGATTTCAAGGATTGTTGAGATTTATAGAATTGCTGTTATGAGGTTTAAGGGAGATTTAGAGCTTTGGTTTAGGCATTTGGAGTTTTGTAAGGATAAAAAGAATGGAAGAATGAAAAAG GTTTTGGCTCAACTAATTAGGTTTCATCCAAAGGTGCCTGGAGTTTGGATTTATGCTGCAGCTTGGGAATTTGATCATAACTTGAATGTTTCAGCCGCTCGTGCTCTTATGCAGAATGGTTTGAGGGTATGCCCACATTCAGAGGATCTTTGGGTAGAGTATCTTCGGATGGAATTGACATATCTTAACAAGTTAAGGGAGCGGAAGGTAGCGCttggagaggagaaagaaaatgtGGTTCATGATTATGATATGTTGCTtgatgaagaaagaagaaatgatgATGGATCAAATGCTGGTACTGAGGTGTCAGAGATGAAAGTGGATTtgtttcaagagaaaggttTGAGCATTCTTCAGACAATCTATACTGGAGCTGTTGAAGCTCAACCTTCTAGTTTTGGCTTGAGAAAGAGGTTATTAGAGATACTGGAAGCAACAGACTTGACTCATTCAGAAGAAATGCATAAGGAGATGCTAAGTGATATGAAAAGAGACTTTTCCAGAGAACCAGAATATTGGGACTGGCTTGCAAGACTTGAAATGATTGATTCTAAGAGTATATCAGATATGAGTGTAACTCTAGCGCTTCCTCAGTTGCAAAAGGCAATTCAG GTATATGAGGAGGCTTTACAATTTGTGCCTTCTCCAATgatgtttaatttatatataaagtttttgaTGGATGCTATTGCTCCCAAAGGAGGAGAAAATGATCCTTCTAAGGTCTCCAGCCCCACTGAAGATTATATTTCACACCTTTTGGTGGTATACGAGAAGGCTGATGTGTTGGGATGCATGACTGAGGATCTTGCTTGTCAATATGTTTCATTTTACTTGCAACTTGGTAGGTTTGATGAAGCCAGAAAACTTGCAGACAGGCTTTGCAGCGGAAAACTCTCAGATTCAGAAAAGTTGTGGATTTTAAGAGCCTCTATGGAAATAAAATCTTTTACTGATGATACTTCTGCACCAAGTAAGGATGATTTCCAATATGTGTTAGGACTCCTTAGAAGTGCATTGACTAAAGTGTCAATATCACAAGCTGAGGACTTATGGCTAATG GCACTCaatttttttgcaaaacaaaagaaatatttgGACAAGCTGGTTGAGATGTCTCTTATCTCAGTAGCCAAAGATGGTGGTAGTGATGATGGATTTTCCCTCTCTTCTGCTATTGTAAATTTTATGCTTCAGAAGGATGGAATTCATAAAGCGAGAAAGACATATAAGCG GTTTCTCGCACTACCCTATCCTGGTCTTGCTTTGTACAGATCTTGCATCGAGTTGGAATTGAACCTTGCATCTGTTGGTGATAAAGATTGCCTTGCAAATGCCCGAAAATTATATGAATCTGCACTCGCAACTTATGGGCAAGATGTCACCTTGTGGCAAAATTACCACTCGATGGAGATTAAG TTGGGAACATCGGAAACAGCAAATGCTGTTTGTTGGCGTGCACGGAAGACACTAAAAAACTCTGCTGCATTTGTTCCTGCTCCAGATTTGTACTAA
- the LOC118047876 gene encoding peptidyl-prolyl cis-trans isomerase CYP40: protein MAKQRCFLDISIGGELEGRIVVELYKDVVPKTAENFRALCTGEKGIGPNTGVPLHYKGSRFHRVVKGFMIQGGDISAGDGTGGESIYGLKFEDENFELKHERKGMLSMANMGPGTNGSQFFITTTRTSHLDGKHVVFGKVIKGMGLVRSIELIATEVGDYPSQDVVIVDCGEIAEEEDDGASNFFKDGDTYPDWPADLDRKPDEISWWMKAVDSIKAFGNEQYKKQDFKMALRKYRKALRYLDICWEKDDIDEEKSSSLRKTKSQIFTNSSACKLKLGDSKGALLDTDFATRDGEDNAKAFFRQGQSYMALNDIDGAVESFKKALELEPNDGGIKKELASARKKVADRHDLEKKAYARMFQ from the exons atggcAAAGCAAAGATGTTTTTTAGATATAAGTATAGGAGGAGAACTAGAAGGGAGAATAGTAGTGGAGCTTTACAAAGATGTTGTCCCTAAAACTGCTGAGAATTTTAGGGCTTTGTGTACTGGAGAAAAAGGCATTGGACCCAACACTGGTGTCCCTCTTCATTACAAA GGGAGTCGCTTTCATCGTGTTGTCAAAGGTTTTATGATACAAGGTGGTGACATATCAGCTGGGGATGGAACTGGAGGAGAATCTATCTATGGATTGAAATTTGAGGATGAAAATTTTGAGttgaaacatgaaagaaaaggaatgttGTCGATGGCTAATATGGGCCCTGGGACCAACGGGTCTCAGTTTTTTATTACCACCACTCGAACTTCTCATCTAGATGGTAAGCATGTTGTTTTTGGGAAGGTAATCAAGGGAATGGGCCTGGTTCGTTCTATTGAGCTTATTGCGACTGAGGTGGGTGATTATCCCTCTCAAGATGTAGTGATTGTTGACTGTGGGGAAATTGCTGAAGAGGAGGATGATGGGGCATCCAACTTCTTTAAAGACGGTGATACTTATCCTGATTGGCCAGCTGATTTAGACAGAAAGCCAGATGAGATTTCTTGGTGGATGAAGGCAGTTGATTCAATCAAAGCTTTTGGAAATGAACAGTACAAG AAGCAAGACTTTAAGATGGCTCTTCGAAAATATCGTAAGGCTTTGCGCTACTTGGATATTTGTTGGGAGAAGGATGATATAGATGAAG AGAAGAGCTCGTCACTGCGGAAGACAAAGTCTCAGATATTTACAAATAGTTCT GCCTGTAAACTAAAGCTTGGAGATAGTAAAGGAGCATTATTGGACACAGACTTTGCCACACGTGACGGAGAAGACAATGCAAAGGCTTTTTTCCGCCAAGGCCAG TCATATATGGCACTCAATGACATAGATGGTGCAGTTGAAAGCTTCAAGAAGGCTCTAGAATTGGAGCCAAATGATG GCGGAATAAAGAAAGAGCTTGCCAGTGCTAGGAAGAAG GTTGCTGATAGGCATGATCTGGAGAAAAAGGCCTATGCTAGAATGTTTCAGTAG
- the LOC118047881 gene encoding patatin-like protein 2, whose product MATGFVKRRVATVLSIDGGGIRGIIPGSLLAFLESKLQELDGSQARIADYFDIIAGTSTGGLVATMLAAPNKENRPMFAAKDIIDFYLEHSPKIFPQKRNLLGPLSLLFGGPKYDGKYLRSLTNDLLGDLTIKQTLTNVILPTFDMKLLQPVIFSTTEGKTNALKNARLADICVATSAAPTYLPAHFFTTKDPNGTSTRNFDLVDGAIAANNPALLAASEIRNQIRMHTGEFAGVKPTERKVLFLSLGTGEAKSEVKYDAPTAANWSTINWVSYSGKTPIIDMFISASSDMVDYHISSFFQSLDSKERYLRIQDDKLIGDAASVDIATPQNLQRLKEIGAALLKKTESRVNLDTGKYEEIEGGRTNEAALAKFAQFLSDEKKFKPIEPDQTEPV is encoded by the exons ATGGCTACTGGTTTTGTTAAGAGAAGGGTGGCAACAGTGCTAAGCATTGACGGAGGTGGCATTAGAGGCATAATTCCGGGTTCCCTTCTTGCCTTTCTTGAATCCAAACTTCAG GAGCTGGACGGGTCACAGGCGAGGATTGCAGATTATTTTGACATCATTGCTGGGACGAGCACTGGTGGACTGGTAGCCACCATGCTTGCAGCTCCTAATAAGGAAAACAGACCCATGTTTGCAGCGAAGGACATCATTGATTTCTATTTAGAGCACAGCCCCAAGATTTTCCCTCAGAAAAG AAACCTGCTAGGTCCgctgtcacttttgtttggtgGTCCAAAGTATGATGGGAAGTATCTGAGGTCATTGACGAACGATTTGCTAGGAGACTTGACTATCAAACAGACCCTCACAAATGTTATTTTGCCAACTTTTGACATGAAGCTCCTTCAACCAGTGATCTTCTCCACCACTGAA GGAAAGACTAATGCTTTGAAAAATGCTAGGCTAGCAGACATTTGTGTGGCCACCTCTGCAGCTCCAACGTACTTGCCAGCACACTTCTTCACGACCAAGGATCCCAATGGAACGTCCACTCGCAATTTCGACCTGGTTGATGGTGCGATTGCCGCAAACAATCCT GCATTATTGGCCGCATCTGAGATCCGCAACCAGATCAGGATGCATACCGGTGAATTTGCTGGCGTAAAACCCACAGAGAGAAAGGTTCTATTCTTATCGCTAGGAACTGGAGAAGCCAAGTCTGAAGTGAAATATGATGCACCCACAGCCGCCAATTGGAGCACGATCAATTGGGTTTCTTACAGTGGCAAAACACCAATTATAGACATGTTTATCAGTGCAAGCTCTGATATGGTTGACTATCATATCTCCTCCTTCTTCCAGTCTCTGGACTCAAAGGAACGTTACCTACGTATTCAG GATGACAAATTGATCGGGGATGCAGCATCTGTTGACATTGCAACTCCCCAGAACTTGCAAAGGCTTAAAGAGATTGGAGCTGCACTCCTAAAGAAGACAGAGTCTAGAGTGAATTTGGACACTGGCAAGtatgaagaaattgaaggagGACGCACGAACGAAGCAGCTCTTGCCAAGTTTGCTCAGTTTCTCTCAGatgaaaaaaagtttaaaccgattgaaccggaccAAACTGAACcggtttaa